In the genome of Entelurus aequoreus isolate RoL-2023_Sb linkage group LG15, RoL_Eaeq_v1.1, whole genome shotgun sequence, one region contains:
- the LOC133630355 gene encoding mucin-2-like — protein sequence MLTHKVATPTTGRLAAPRNTLQHQATTVDAGTRPSRPQPRRPPGRDGRRDPGAPDTQSGCSSLRRRPPPDRQAQNVPPEIYIHIYIHTHKHTHVHIHTHTHAYTYTYIYTYIHTYIHTHTHTYTYIYTVCQPRQPPRARAATSHNISHPPAPDPAATGAHTTNKRQQKQQPQHPQTASTTQSNQSDQKKNATGNHTPTGSQIPASASPPASPNANTQTRDTNTPPPPAKRPHHPNPNPHKHTTAQTTETQHPDQTRAPRRHHIKSPTETPQRKVGPHGHGPHPTGSETRATPHTNKYKIKQK from the coding sequence atgctgacacacaaggtcgctaccccaacaactggccgactcgcagcacctcggaataccctgcagcaccaagccaccacagtagacgcagggaccagacccagcaggccccaaccaagacggccacccggaagggatggacggcgggacccaggagctccagacacgcagtccggatgcagtagcctgaggcgccgacccccacccgacaggcaggcccagaacgtacccccagaaatatacatacatatatatatacatacacataaacatacacatgtacacatacacacacatacacatgcatacacatacacatatatatatacatacatacatacatacatacacacacacacacacacatacacatacatatacacagtttgtcagccccgacaaccaccacgcgcgcgcgctgccaccagtcacaacatcagccacccccctgcaccagacccagcagccacgggcgcccacaccacaaacaaacggcagcagaaacagcagccacaacacccacagacagccagcaccacccaatcaaatcaaagcgatcaaaaaaaaaacgcgaccggcaaccacacgccaacaggatcacagataccagccagcgccagcccgccagcaagcccaaacgccaacacgcaaacaagagacaccaacaccccccccccccccgccaaaagaccccaccaccccaacccaaacccgcacaaacacaccaccgcccaaacaaccgagacacagcatccagaccagacacgggcgccgcgccgccaccacatcaagtcgccaacagagaccccacagcgcaaggtcgggccacacgggcacggaccccacccaacaggaagcgagacccgcgcgacgccacacacaaataaatataagattaaacaaaaataa